Part of the Candidatus Binatia bacterium genome, TTTTTTCTTCTCCGATGCATTTGTGCAAATAAAGCATAGAAGGAAGCGACCGTGCGTTCTTCGATCTGAGGGTGACCTTGTTCACCCTGATAAACAATGGTTACGGTTTTGTCGCTTTTCTGGACTTGCAGTAAGCGTGCCCCTTTCCCGTCGAGATACGCTCCCACGGTGCGGAGAAAAGTCGAGAGCTTGTGAAAGTCTGGGACCTTATCGGGCGCCCTGCGCCTTGCCCTCCCTTGGTATTCCAGCTTCGCGATGTCGATCACCGTATAGCGTTTTTGAAAGGGGCCCTGGCGCCTGAGACGCCGTCCTTGCCATTTCGCCAGCAAAGCCTGGAGCGCGGCGACCTTGGCCGCGTCTCCGCTCACAATATAGTTCTCACCCGAGGGTTTGACGTCGACGACTTTGAATTCCTGGCTTTCGAGGGCCTGGCCGATAGCCCGAAGCGTACGCTCATATGCCGTGCGTTGATTCATCGGCGTTGTCAGCCGCGGGAAACGGCCAGATCGTGCGGCCTCTTGCCGAGTCTCCGCCCTCCGGCGGGCGTGACGACGACGGTGTCGCCCCAGGTGCAGATGGACTTGCCGTCGGCGGTGATCGCGGAAGGCTTGCAGATGAAAACCATATTCTCGCGCAGCGCGACGCCGAGCTGCTTCGGGCTCCGCGCGTGCGAGGTGATGATCGGGCCGTCGTCGCCGGCGCCGCGCCCGTGCATCGTCAGCTCGGCGTTCGCGTTGGCCGCTGGCCCGGACTTCGGCGCGGCATCGACCCCCGCTTTTCGCGTCAGCTCGGCCAGCTCTCCAACCGTGACGCCCGGCTTCAAGCTTTCGCGGACGCGATTGAAGACCTCGCGCTGAATCTTGATCAGCTCCACGTGCACCGGGTCCGCTGCTTCCACGAAGACCGGCTGCACGCCCTGCGAGCGGTAGCCGACCCAGGAGGCTTCGATCTCGTTGATGATGAGATCGCCCGCTTCCAGTAGACGCATGCTCGGCCGCGTGAGCGTGCGCACGGGATTTTTTCCCGACACCCAGTTGCAATGGACCGGCATCTCCGAGCCGTTCATCATCAGCGCCGATTGCGTCGCCGCCCACACGTCCCAATCTTTGGCGCCCGGACGCGCCGCCTTGATCTCCGCCTGGTAAGCCAGCTCGATGATCTCCATCGATTTCGTGAGAACTTCGATCTCCTCCGGGCTTTTCACGTAGCGGACGTCCGCCAATATAGATGTCGCGTCGACCAATTCCGCATGCGGAAAAGCCTCGCGGATCTGCTTCCACGTGCCGTAGAGGATCGTTCCTTCCGGCGTGCGCGTGCCTTCAATATCGCCGAGACCCGTGATGCCGATGCGGCCGCGCTCGACTTTCAGCTCTTTCAATCTCTCCACGATCACGCGGCCGTAATTCCGCCGCGCTTCGCGCACGTCTTTCGTCCACTCCTGCACGTTCGGCCAGCGCGGGGCGGCCGAGGTCGCGATCGCCGTGACTTCTCCTTCCAGCGGGAAGACGCCGGCGATGTCCGAGTCGCCGCCGCCGCCGACGTGCGTGAGATAGCGCGTGTTGGCCTGATAGTCCATCGAGTGGCCGGTGTTCTGCGGCGTGACGATGACGTCGATTTTTTCCCGGCGCATAGCCTCGCGCACGGCCCGCCAGCGCCGGTCCCGCTCGGCGAGCGAAAAACGGGGGTAGGGATATAGCTCAGGCATGACGCTCAGTGGTTCCCCCTTCAAGCGCGGACGGCGCGGCAACTTGCGGCCGGCATGCGAAGCCGCACGGTGTTGCCGCGCGCGACCGGCGAGGACGGATGGAGCTTCAACCGGATCAACTTGGTCCCGACCGCCACCTGGCATTCCAGCGCGTCGCCCATAAAAACGATCGTCTCGATTTTTCCCTCGAGAATATTTTCGTTGTGCGCCGGCCCGTCGGCGTTCAAGTTCACGTCCTCCGGACGGATCACGACCACAACGGCTTCCCCCGCGGTGATTCCCTCGGGAAGAACGCATTTCAGCGTGCCGCTGGGAGTCTCGACTTCGCCGGGCTGGCCGGCTTTCGTCACGCGCCCTTCGAGAAAGTTGCTGAGGCCGATGAAATTCGCCACGAACCGGTCCTGGGGCGCGCCGTAGATCTCCAGCGGCGTGCCTCGTTGGACGATGCGCCCGCCGTCCATCACGGCGATCACGTCCGACATCGTCAGCGCTTCCAATTGGTCGTGCGTCACGTAAAGCGTCGTGATCGCG contains:
- a CDS encoding M24 family metallopeptidase; translated protein: MPELYPYPRFSLAERDRRWRAVREAMRREKIDVIVTPQNTGHSMDYQANTRYLTHVGGGGDSDIAGVFPLEGEVTAIATSAAPRWPNVQEWTKDVREARRNYGRVIVERLKELKVERGRIGITGLGDIEGTRTPEGTILYGTWKQIREAFPHAELVDATSILADVRYVKSPEEIEVLTKSMEIIELAYQAEIKAARPGAKDWDVWAATQSALMMNGSEMPVHCNWVSGKNPVRTLTRPSMRLLEAGDLIINEIEASWVGYRSQGVQPVFVEAADPVHVELIKIQREVFNRVRESLKPGVTVGELAELTRKAGVDAAPKSGPAANANAELTMHGRGAGDDGPIITSHARSPKQLGVALRENMVFICKPSAITADGKSICTWGDTVVVTPAGGRRLGKRPHDLAVSRG